One Paralichthys olivaceus isolate ysfri-2021 chromosome 8, ASM2471397v2, whole genome shotgun sequence genomic region harbors:
- the LOC138411174 gene encoding CMRF35-like molecule 8, with protein MRRMDKVFLILILVGGFWETEATSVTGDLGGDVTIPCSQTNAEGNIKYFCKDPCKDKDVLIRSDDESKSRYSIEDKGNTFSVTISHLTEDDTGTYFCGIDRVLKDTFNKVVLTVMKGRTHDPDGDFSQSTIGEAFTTNAAHLAFSTNGPGPTKSLSAGEQNTGLDMVLYATVGSIATLSVSLLLATRFRKRRDFVSADEGEFDNENNDTEKEVWSMMGLSEKNSGAHHPKQDPSTSVYAEVKYSAPLHISESICSRGATESRHSAANVLSTMISQRAGDGCLRKDTDAPAALRNAMIKVTDSGLSTVSVVYYRTCSDSTESEPRSLWFGFNLSE; from the exons ATGAGGAGAATGGACAAGGTTTTCCTCATTCTGATTCTTGTGGGAG GATTTTGGGAGACTGAAGCTACATCTGTAACAGGAGATCTGGGGGGAGACGTCACAATTCCATGCTCTCAAACTAATGCAGAGGGAAACATCAAATATTTCTGCAAGGATCCTTGTAAGGATAAAGACGTCCTAATAAGAAGCGATGATGAGAGTAAGAGCAGATACAGTATCGAAGACAAAGGAAACACGTTCTCTGTGACCATCTCTCATCTGACAGAGGACGACACAGGAACCTACTTTTGTGGAATAGATAGAGTTCTTAAGGACACGTTCAACAAAGTCGTCCTCACAGTAATGAAGG gAAGAACACACGACCCTGATGGTGACTTTTCACAATCAACTATAGGTGAAGCATTTACTACAAATGCAGCACATCTTGCATTTTCTACAAACGGACCAGGTCCTACTAAGTCATTGTCTGCAGGAGAACAGAACACCGGCCTAG ACATGGTGCTGTACGCTACTGTTGGGAGCATCGCCACGCTCAgtgtgtcactgctgctggCAACAAGATTCAGGAAACGCAGAGACTTCGTCAGTGCAGATGAAGGAGAG TTCGACAATGAGAACAATGACACTGAAAAAGAAGTGTGGTCGATGATGGGATTATCTGAGAAGAACTCTGGTGCTCACCACCCAAAACAGGATCCTTCAACTTCTGTGTACGCAGAGGTCAAGTACAGCGCACCACTTCATATCAGTGAAAGCATCTGCTCCAGAGGTGCTACAGAGTCAAGACATTCAGCTGCAAATGTCCTCAGCACCATGATATCACAAAGAGCCGGTGATGGCTGTCTCAGAAAAGACACCGATGCACCCGCAGCACTGAGGAATGCTATGATCAAAGTGACAGACAGCGGTTTGAGCACTGTCTCAGTTGTTTACTACAGAACCTGCAGTGATTCCACTGAATCTGAGCCCCGCTCACTTTGGTTTGGCTTCAATTTGTCTGAATAG
- the LOC138411173 gene encoding uncharacterized protein isoform X4 codes for MDDNDNHLIRTDQHNEWETNGRFSLYDNTTAAFFLVKVDRLVPEDSGTYWCGVDVSLHPDHISAIHLNVSQVNEVSNFPTDVPMDKLNMSLLLTAAMCVAAILFVCLFTLCLLHAVKHQRSGPPQNEETSNDYETVTPGVGTEPEPSCTCSPLDRAALSAPSPPPPDLCSHLTPNHRESAVTLSEYYDVDVRGHVCQYQHLDLSQLEDHVYHKLCGPKEGPTQMNC; via the exons ATGGACGACAATGACAATCACCTGATACGCACGGATCAACACAACGAGTGGGAAACAAATGGACGCTTCTCCCTGTACGACAACACCACTGCGGCCTTCTTCCTGGTCAAAGTGGACAGACTTGTCCCAGAGGACAGTGGGACATACTGGTGCGGGGTGGACGTCAGCTTACACCCGGATCATATCAGTGCCATACACCTGAACGTCTCTCAAG TAAATGAAGTATCCAACTTTCCCACAGACGTCCCAATGGACA AGCTCAACATGTCACTGTTGCTGACTGCGGCGATGTGTGTGGCAGCcatactgtttgtgtgtctgtttacacTGTGTCTCCTGCACGCTGTCAAACACCAGAGATCAGGCCCACCCCAGAACGAAGAG ACATCGAATGACTATGAGACAGTGACGCCTGGTGTAGGAACTGAACCTGAACCCAGCTGCACCTGTTCACCTTTGGACCGTGCTGCTCTTTCAGCTCCATCACCCCCACCTCCTGACCTCTGCTCCCACCTAACGCCAAATCACCGGGAGTCCGCTGTCACTCTCAGTGAATATTATGATGTGGATGTACGAGGACATGTCTGCCAGTACCAACATCTGGATCTCAGCCAGTTGGAGGATCATGTTTATCACAAGCTTTGTGGTCCCAAAGAGGGACCCACGCAGATGAACTGTTGA
- the LOC138411175 gene encoding uncharacterized protein: MGAAWISWTTIITLIFTASQIPALISVRTTAVTGEEGQTFYFKCEYPQSWWSNAKYLCRMDDNDNHLIHTDQHNEWETNGRFSLYDNTTAAFFLVKVDRLVPEDSGTYWCGVDVSLHPDHISAIHLNVSQELNMSLLLTAAMCVAAILFVCLFTLCLLHAVKHQRSGPPQNEETSNDYETMTPGVGTEPEPSCTCSPLDRAALSAPSPPPPDLCSHLTPNHRESAVTLSEYYDVDVRGHVCQYQHLDLSQLEDHVYHKLCGPKEGPTQMNC, translated from the exons ATGGGAGCAGCCTGGATCTCATGGACAACAATTATAACTCTTATCTTTACAGCATCACAAATCCCAG CTCTGATCAGTGTCAGAACCACAGCCGTGACCGGTGAGGAGGGTCAGACGTTTTACTTCAAATGTGAATACCCACAGAGCTGGTGGAGCAACGCCAAGTACCTCTGCCGTATGGACGACAATGACAATCACCTGATACACACGGATCAACACAACGAGTGGGAAACAAATGGACGCTTCTCCCTGTACGACAACACCACTGCGGCCTTCTTCCTGGTCAAAGTGGACAGACTTGTCCCAGAGGACAGTGGGACATACTGGTGCGGGGTGGACGTCAGCTTACACCCGGATCATATCAGTGCCATACACCTGAACGTCTCTCAAG AGCTCAACATGTCACTGTTGCTGACTGCGGCGATGTGTGTGGCAGCcatactgtttgtgtgtctgtttacacTGTGTCTCCTGCACGCTGTCAAACACCAGAGATCAGGCCCACCCCAGAACGAAGAG ACATCGAATGACTATGAGACAATGACGCCTGGTGTAGGAACTGAACCTGAACCCAGCTGCACCTGTTCACCTTTGGACCGTGCTGCTCTTTCAGCTCCATCACCCCCACCTCCTGACCTCTGCTCCCACCTAACGCCAAATCACCGGGAGTCCGCTGTCACTCTCAGTGAATATTATGATGTGGATGTACGAGGACATGTCTGCCAGTACCAACATCTGGATCTCAGCCAGTTGGAGGATCATGTTTATCACAAGCTTTGTGGTCCCAAAGAGGGACCCACGCAGATGAACTGTTGA
- the LOC109627338 gene encoding polymeric immunoglobulin receptor-like, with product MSSMDKVFLILILVGGFWETEATSVTGDLGGDVTISCSHTNAEGNIKYFCKDPCKDKDVLIRSNDESKSRYSIEDKGNTFSVTISHLTEDDTGTYFCGIDRVLKDTFNKVVLTVIKGRTHDPDGDFSQSTVGEAFTTNAAHLAFSTNAAHLAFTAPGPTKSDSAEKLMYTGIGLGVVLLALAVVLLIFFKHRNGDISTSSGKYQKTDYASPSSLTGNNHDIITSSSSAKDDEATDGPKTSRYLSDELFYSCVNFNTQADRSSVTPSPAETTYSIITHMATDESAVYCNVSIVSTLSVTGSKGEDEHIRCVNAPVWQTAFLGGSVNINCSYPRAEGSTIKYFQRENESSDCTTLISMHVSPKTMKDRFSLTDHKEQGVYTVNIAMLRQEDTGRYRCVQSTVYDNVKICLTQIHLQIVNTDKIAKATHSKKTAQIECPYPDSHENNTKSLCKGEIPLNCEVLIQTTKGETKADKDRFSMRDNQRLKHFQVNINNLVTADFGTYWCGSDRKWHNASYTKINLLKEGRIKTEKSGPQQTTAAPSSTTTHHDDHSDSGRIGVMVVCLALLVIVGIVLIVFIHKLCRRQGGSTMQSTHAQQNSEENHNDRVYEEIKEPNQGASSEDTILTVYASANLPAEQLHYSSISFQQDVVTVSIDENPHPDMDKMFPQPEYSSVRMTQGGTQPSSLYSTVKNPEELK from the exons ATGAGTAGCATGGACAAGGTTTTCCTCATTCTGATTCTTGTGGGAG GATTTTGGGAGACTGAAGCTACATCTGTAACAGGAGATCTGGGGGGAGACGTCACAATATCATGCTCTCACACTAATGCAGAGGGAAACATCAAATATTTCTGCAAGGATCCTTGTAAGGATAAAGACGTCCTAATAAGAAGCAATGATGAGAGTAAGAGCAGATACAGTATCGAAGACAAAGGAAACACGTTCTCTGTGACCATCTCTCATCTGACAGAGGACGACACAGGAACCTACTTTTGTGGAATAGATAGAGTTCTTAAGGACACGTTCAACAAAGTCGTCCTCACAGTAATAAAGG gAAGAACACACGACCCTGATGGTGACTTTTCACAATCAACTGTAGGTGAAGCATTTACTACAAATGCAGCACATCTTGCATTTTCTACAAATGCAGCACATCTTGCATTTACTGCACCAGGTCCTACTAAGTCAGATTCTGCAG AGAAACTGATGTACACTGGAATAGGCCTCGGGGTGGTTTTGCTGGCTCTGGCCGTGGTGCTGCTGATATTCTTCAAACATCGAAACGGAGACATCAGCACATCCTctg GAAAGTACCAGAAGACTGACTATGCATCGCCGTCCAGTCTGACCGGAAACAACCACGATATCATCACTTCTTCTTCGTCAGCTAAAGACGATGAGGCCACAGATGGCCCCAAGACCAGCAGATACCTATCAGACGAACTGTTTTACTCCTGTGTCAACTTCAACACGCAGGCAGACCGCAGCAGTGTCACACCTAGCCCTGCAGAGACCACATACTCCATCATCACACACATGGCAACAGATGAATCAGCCGTGTATTGTAATGTCT CTATTGTGAGTACTCTGTCTGTGACAGGGAGTAAAGGAGAAGATGAGCACATCAGAT GTGTCAACGCACCAGTGTGGCAGACGGCATTTCTTGGAGGCTCTGTTAACATCAACTGCAGCTACCCTCGAGCTGAAGGAAGCACCATCAAATACTTCCAACGAGAAAATGAAAGCTCTGATTGCACAACTTTGATTTCAATGCACGTTTCACCTAAGACAATGAAAGACAGGTTTTCTTTGACAGACCATAAAGAGCAGGGCGTCTACACTGTGAATATAGCCATGCTGAGGCAGGAGGATACTGGAAGATACCGGTGTGTTCAGAGCACCGTTTATGATAACGTCAAAATATGTTTAACTCAGATCCATCTCCAGATTGTAA acacgGATAAAATTGCAAAAGCGACTCACAGTAAGAAAACTGCTCAAATTGAGTGTCCCTACCCAGACTCCCATGAGAACAATACAAAATCCCTGTGCAAGGGGGAGATTCCTCTCAACTGTGAGGTGTTAATACAGACAACAAAAGGTGAAACAAAAGCCGATAAAGACAGGTTTTCCATGAGGGACAACCAAAGATTGAAGCACTTCCAGGTGAACATAAACAATCTGGTCACAGCCGACTTTGGAACGTACTGGTGTGGCTCAGACAGGAAATGGCACAATGCTTCTTACACCAAAATCAACCTTTTGAAAG AGGGACGCATCAAAACCGAAAAATCAGGACCTCAGCAGACAACAGCAGCACCATCTTCCACAACGACCCACCATGATGACCATTCAGACTCTG GAAGGATTGGCGTTATGGTAGTGTGTCTGGCGTTGTTGGTGATAGTTGGGATTGTGCTCATAGTGTTCATACATAAACTCTGCAGGAGACAAG GGGGATCAACAATGCAGAGCACACACGCTCAACAAAACTCAGAG gaAAATCACAACGATCGAGTGTATGAGGAGATAAAGGAACCCAACCAGGGGGCAAGCTCTGAAGATACAATTCTGACGGTTTATGCCTCCGCTAACCTTCCTGCAGAGCAGCTCCACTATTCCAGCATCAGTTTCCAGCAGGACGTTGTCACAGTCTCCATAGATGAAAATCCACATCCCGACATGGATAAAATGTTTCCTCAGCCTGAATACTCATCAGTCAGAATGACTCAGGGTGGCACCCAGCCTTCTTCTCTCTACTCTACAGTCAAAAACCCTGAGGAACTTAAATAA
- the LOC138411173 gene encoding uncharacterized protein isoform X3, with protein MGAAWISWTTIITLIFTASQIPALISVRTTAVTGEEGQTFYFKCEYPQSWWSNAKYLCRMDDNDNHLIRTDQHNEWETNGRFSLYDNTTAAFFLVKVDRLVPEDSGTYWCGVDVSLHPDHISAIHLNVSQELNMSLLLTAAMCVAAILFVCLFTLCLLHAVKHQRSGPPQNEETSNDYETVTPGVGTEPEPSCTCSPLDRAALSAPSPPPPDLCSHLTPNHRESAVTLSEYYDVDVRGHVCQYQHLDLSQLEDHVYHKLCGPKEGPTQMNC; from the exons ATGGGAGCAGCCTGGATCTCATGGACAACAATTATAACTCTTATCTTTACAGCATCACAAATCCCAG CTCTGATCAGTGTCAGAACCACAGCCGTGACCGGTGAGGAGGGTCAGACGTTTTACTTCAAATGTGAATACCCACAGAGCTGGTGGAGCAACGCCAAGTACCTCTGCCGTATGGACGACAATGACAATCACCTGATACGCACGGATCAACACAACGAGTGGGAAACAAATGGACGCTTCTCCCTGTACGACAACACCACTGCGGCCTTCTTCCTGGTCAAAGTGGACAGACTTGTCCCAGAGGACAGTGGGACATACTGGTGCGGGGTGGACGTCAGCTTACACCCGGATCATATCAGTGCCATACACCTGAACGTCTCTCAAG AGCTCAACATGTCACTGTTGCTGACTGCGGCGATGTGTGTGGCAGCcatactgtttgtgtgtctgtttacacTGTGTCTCCTGCACGCTGTCAAACACCAGAGATCAGGCCCACCCCAGAACGAAGAG ACATCGAATGACTATGAGACAGTGACGCCTGGTGTAGGAACTGAACCTGAACCCAGCTGCACCTGTTCACCTTTGGACCGTGCTGCTCTTTCAGCTCCATCACCCCCACCTCCTGACCTCTGCTCCCACCTAACGCCAAATCACCGGGAGTCCGCTGTCACTCTCAGTGAATATTATGATGTGGATGTACGAGGACATGTCTGCCAGTACCAACATCTGGATCTCAGCCAGTTGGAGGATCATGTTTATCACAAGCTTTGTGGTCCCAAAGAGGGACCCACGCAGATGAACTGTTGA
- the LOC138411173 gene encoding uncharacterized protein isoform X2, with amino-acid sequence MGAAWISWTTIITLIFTASQIPALISVRTTAVTGEEGQTFYFKCEYPQSWWSNAKYLCRMDDNDNHLIRTDQHNEWETNGRFSLYDNTTAAFFLVKVDRLVPEDSGTYWCGVDVSLHPDHISAIHLNVSQDVPMDKLNMSLLLTAAMCVAAILFVCLFTLCLLHAVKHQRSGPPQNEETSNDYETVTPGVGTEPEPSCTCSPLDRAALSAPSPPPPDLCSHLTPNHRESAVTLSEYYDVDVRGHVCQYQHLDLSQLEDHVYHKLCGPKEGPTQMNC; translated from the exons ATGGGAGCAGCCTGGATCTCATGGACAACAATTATAACTCTTATCTTTACAGCATCACAAATCCCAG CTCTGATCAGTGTCAGAACCACAGCCGTGACCGGTGAGGAGGGTCAGACGTTTTACTTCAAATGTGAATACCCACAGAGCTGGTGGAGCAACGCCAAGTACCTCTGCCGTATGGACGACAATGACAATCACCTGATACGCACGGATCAACACAACGAGTGGGAAACAAATGGACGCTTCTCCCTGTACGACAACACCACTGCGGCCTTCTTCCTGGTCAAAGTGGACAGACTTGTCCCAGAGGACAGTGGGACATACTGGTGCGGGGTGGACGTCAGCTTACACCCGGATCATATCAGTGCCATACACCTGAACGTCTCTCAAG ACGTCCCAATGGACA AGCTCAACATGTCACTGTTGCTGACTGCGGCGATGTGTGTGGCAGCcatactgtttgtgtgtctgtttacacTGTGTCTCCTGCACGCTGTCAAACACCAGAGATCAGGCCCACCCCAGAACGAAGAG ACATCGAATGACTATGAGACAGTGACGCCTGGTGTAGGAACTGAACCTGAACCCAGCTGCACCTGTTCACCTTTGGACCGTGCTGCTCTTTCAGCTCCATCACCCCCACCTCCTGACCTCTGCTCCCACCTAACGCCAAATCACCGGGAGTCCGCTGTCACTCTCAGTGAATATTATGATGTGGATGTACGAGGACATGTCTGCCAGTACCAACATCTGGATCTCAGCCAGTTGGAGGATCATGTTTATCACAAGCTTTGTGGTCCCAAAGAGGGACCCACGCAGATGAACTGTTGA
- the LOC138411173 gene encoding CMRF35-like molecule 8 isoform X1 produces the protein MGAAWISWTTIITLIFTASQIPALISVRTTAVTGEEGQTFYFKCEYPQSWWSNAKYLCRMDDNDNHLIRTDQHNEWETNGRFSLYDNTTAAFFLVKVDRLVPEDSGTYWCGVDVSLHPDHISAIHLNVSQVNEVSNFPTDVPMDKLNMSLLLTAAMCVAAILFVCLFTLCLLHAVKHQRSGPPQNEETSNDYETVTPGVGTEPEPSCTCSPLDRAALSAPSPPPPDLCSHLTPNHRESAVTLSEYYDVDVRGHVCQYQHLDLSQLEDHVYHKLCGPKEGPTQMNC, from the exons ATGGGAGCAGCCTGGATCTCATGGACAACAATTATAACTCTTATCTTTACAGCATCACAAATCCCAG CTCTGATCAGTGTCAGAACCACAGCCGTGACCGGTGAGGAGGGTCAGACGTTTTACTTCAAATGTGAATACCCACAGAGCTGGTGGAGCAACGCCAAGTACCTCTGCCGTATGGACGACAATGACAATCACCTGATACGCACGGATCAACACAACGAGTGGGAAACAAATGGACGCTTCTCCCTGTACGACAACACCACTGCGGCCTTCTTCCTGGTCAAAGTGGACAGACTTGTCCCAGAGGACAGTGGGACATACTGGTGCGGGGTGGACGTCAGCTTACACCCGGATCATATCAGTGCCATACACCTGAACGTCTCTCAAG TAAATGAAGTATCCAACTTTCCCACAGACGTCCCAATGGACA AGCTCAACATGTCACTGTTGCTGACTGCGGCGATGTGTGTGGCAGCcatactgtttgtgtgtctgtttacacTGTGTCTCCTGCACGCTGTCAAACACCAGAGATCAGGCCCACCCCAGAACGAAGAG ACATCGAATGACTATGAGACAGTGACGCCTGGTGTAGGAACTGAACCTGAACCCAGCTGCACCTGTTCACCTTTGGACCGTGCTGCTCTTTCAGCTCCATCACCCCCACCTCCTGACCTCTGCTCCCACCTAACGCCAAATCACCGGGAGTCCGCTGTCACTCTCAGTGAATATTATGATGTGGATGTACGAGGACATGTCTGCCAGTACCAACATCTGGATCTCAGCCAGTTGGAGGATCATGTTTATCACAAGCTTTGTGGTCCCAAAGAGGGACCCACGCAGATGAACTGTTGA